A window of the Roseburia sp. 831b genome harbors these coding sequences:
- a CDS encoding EscU/YscU/HrcU family type III secretion system export apparatus switch protein has protein sequence MEEAKEFRPIFGVKNQGEKKEKQKTAVAIAYEPGDEAPKILATGKGAVAERIIETAKENHVPFYQDGKLAQTLSKLEIGDAIPPELYGVVAEILVFVDDMDKMRGKLQDYRRK, from the coding sequence ATGGAAGAAGCAAAGGAATTTCGCCCTATTTTTGGCGTGAAAAATCAGGGAGAAAAAAAGGAAAAGCAAAAAACTGCGGTAGCGATTGCCTATGAACCGGGAGATGAGGCACCAAAGATTTTAGCAACCGGAAAAGGTGCGGTCGCAGAGCGCATCATCGAGACGGCAAAAGAGAATCATGTGCCGTTTTATCAGGATGGAAAATTAGCACAGACACTGTCCAAGCTTGAGATTGGGGATGCCATTCCACCAGAACTATATGGTGTTGTTGCAGAAATTCTTGTGTTTGTGGATGATATGGATAAAATGAGGGGAAAATTGCAAGATTACAGAAGAAAATAG
- a CDS encoding YraN family protein produces the protein MEKGKKQNNRTVGAAYEKRAGEYLKSQGYHILEYNYRCRMGEIDIVARKETYLVFVEVKYRRRDGQGHPAEAVTLAKQKKISKVAQFYCLTHGITEGVPCRFDVVSILGDATELIENAFEYRA, from the coding sequence ATGGAGAAGGGGAAGAAACAAAATAATCGTACGGTTGGGGCAGCGTATGAAAAACGTGCCGGTGAGTACTTAAAGAGTCAGGGATATCATATTTTAGAATATAACTACAGATGTAGAATGGGCGAGATTGATATCGTGGCAAGAAAGGAGACGTACCTCGTCTTTGTGGAGGTCAAGTACCGCAGGCGGGACGGACAAGGGCATCCTGCGGAGGCGGTGACGCTTGCAAAACAAAAAAAGATATCAAAGGTGGCACAGTTTTACTGCCTGACGCACGGCATTACGGAGGGAGTGCCATGCAGGTTTGATGTGGTGTCGATTTTAGGGGATGCCACCGAGCTTATCGAGAATGCATTTGAATACCGCGCATAA
- the pgeF gene encoding peptidoglycan editing factor PgeF, which yields MEWIKKNNEEILVCNQVALEDGTTVPLLSYPLLTETGIVKHCFTTRMGGVSKGIFSSMNLSFTRGDEKEDVMENYKRLAEALGVSLENFVFTDQTHTTNVLKVTEKDAGKGILRERDYQDVDGLITNVKGLVLSTFFADCVPLYFVDPVHEAIGMSHSGWRGTVRRMGKATIEAMEQAFGTKPSDLICAIGPSICQDCYEVSEDVAEEFKSAFPGYEREILLEKGNGKYQLDLWKANEIVLEEAGVEKEHIAVTNLCTCCNPNLLFSHRASHGKRGNLGGFLCLK from the coding sequence ATGGAATGGATAAAAAAGAATAACGAAGAAATTTTAGTATGCAATCAGGTTGCATTGGAGGACGGAACGACGGTACCTTTGCTTTCCTACCCATTGTTGACGGAAACAGGAATTGTGAAACACTGTTTTACGACGCGCATGGGCGGTGTGAGTAAAGGTATTTTTTCTAGCATGAATCTAAGCTTTACACGTGGTGATGAAAAAGAGGACGTGATGGAGAATTACAAAAGGTTAGCGGAGGCACTCGGTGTATCGCTGGAAAATTTTGTGTTCACTGACCAGACCCATACAACCAATGTGCTGAAAGTGACAGAAAAGGATGCCGGAAAAGGGATTTTAAGAGAGCGTGATTATCAGGATGTGGATGGTCTGATTACGAATGTGAAAGGGTTAGTGCTGTCTACCTTTTTTGCAGACTGTGTGCCACTTTACTTTGTGGACCCGGTACACGAGGCGATTGGAATGAGTCATTCCGGCTGGAGAGGAACAGTCCGTAGAATGGGAAAAGCGACAATCGAGGCGATGGAGCAGGCATTTGGAACGAAACCATCCGATTTAATCTGTGCAATCGGTCCATCTATCTGCCAGGATTGTTACGAGGTCAGCGAAGATGTGGCAGAGGAATTTAAAAGTGCATTTCCTGGCTATGAGCGGGAAATTTTATTAGAGAAGGGAAATGGAAAGTACCAGCTTGATTTATGGAAGGCAAATGAGATTGTATTAGAGGAGGCAGGTGTAGAAAAGGAACACATCGCTGTCACCAATCTATGCACCTGCTGTAATCCAAATCTGTTGTTTTCCCATCGTGCAAGTCATGGAAAAAGAGGAAACTTAGGCGGATTCCTCTGCTTAAAATAA
- a CDS encoding M42 family metallopeptidase, which translates to MDTKKYVSYMVEETKKILAIDSPSGFTKEVAEYVMGEYRKLGYEPKQTVKGGILVALGGKKKEDAVMLEAHIDTLGAMVSEIKANGNLKVTPIGGMNANNAEAENCRIHTRFGKVYEGTLQLDNASVHVNKDYSDTKREFSSMEVVLDEFVKSAEDTEKLEIGVGDFVCFDPRTTVTEKGFIKSRFLDDKLSVGILLGYAKYLKEEKVEPERMVYQHITVYEEVGHGGAASIPEGVTEVISVDMGCVGDGLKCDERQVSICAKDSHGPYNFDVVTGLITAAKEEGLNYAVDVYPYYGSDADVALTAGYDVRHGLIGAGVYASHGYERSHVEGVENTFRLLCAYLK; encoded by the coding sequence ATGGATACAAAGAAATATGTATCATATATGGTAGAAGAAACAAAAAAGATTTTAGCAATTGACAGCCCATCTGGCTTTACAAAAGAAGTGGCAGAGTATGTGATGGGAGAGTATCGTAAATTAGGATATGAACCAAAGCAGACCGTAAAAGGCGGAATCTTAGTGGCACTTGGCGGAAAAAAGAAAGAAGATGCAGTTATGTTAGAAGCGCATATCGATACACTTGGTGCCATGGTGTCTGAGATTAAAGCAAACGGAAACTTAAAAGTAACACCAATCGGTGGCATGAATGCAAACAATGCAGAGGCAGAGAACTGCAGAATTCATACCAGATTCGGCAAGGTTTACGAAGGAACCTTGCAGTTAGACAACGCATCTGTTCATGTCAATAAGGATTACAGCGATACAAAGCGTGAATTTTCCAGTATGGAAGTTGTCTTGGATGAGTTCGTAAAATCAGCAGAAGATACCGAAAAATTAGAGATTGGTGTCGGTGATTTTGTCTGCTTTGACCCAAGAACAACAGTAACGGAAAAAGGGTTTATCAAGAGCCGTTTTTTGGATGATAAATTAAGTGTTGGAATCTTACTTGGCTATGCAAAATATTTAAAAGAAGAAAAGGTAGAGCCGGAACGTATGGTTTATCAGCATATTACAGTTTATGAAGAGGTAGGACACGGCGGAGCAGCTTCCATTCCAGAAGGCGTGACAGAAGTGATTTCTGTGGATATGGGCTGCGTTGGCGACGGATTAAAATGTGATGAAAGACAGGTGTCCATCTGTGCAAAAGACAGCCATGGACCTTACAACTTTGATGTGGTAACAGGTCTTATTACAGCTGCAAAAGAAGAGGGATTAAACTATGCCGTTGACGTTTATCCATATTATGGTTCTGACGCGGATGTTGCCTTAACAGCCGGATATGATGTGCGTCATGGTTTGATTGGAGCGGGCGTTTATGCTTCCCACGGATATGAGAGAAGCCACGTGGAAGGTGTTGA